The genomic interval GAGAGTATTTTTTCTAGAAGTCTAATTCTTTCCCTGCTGAATTAGTCCCACTTCATATTTAactattttaaagcaattttggCTTCAAAATAAGctatattttaatttgaaacattCTTTAACCTTGGGCATGCATTTATGTATAGCAACCTTGATGCTTGTtgctttaattatttaattattaatatgtTCATGTATCttagaggagcagcagcaaagaaacAATGAAACAGCACCTCTTCTGAGGCTGTGGAAGTTGCACATCTTGCACTGGTTTTGTACTATAAAAATTTCTATTCCTGTAAGAGTCATAACTTTAACTAAAACAAGTTATTTCTTGTTAAACAGACAGCAACCCTTACCTTCCATCCAGCTgacaaaaatccacattttaacAACAAAATACACTTCAAGAAGTCATTTGAACCTTAGGTCAGCATCTGTATGTAACTCCAGCCTTCAAGATGTTATTGCATTTTGTACTGTAAAACCTGAGATAATTCCATTTAAAGGAAGTGTAGAATTCTAGTCagaaaaatgactgaaaacTTGTCCTATATAAGCAGTggttttttaaaacatgtaaaTTGAAGTTGAATTCCTGGCCCGGCAGTGCTTGCAGTGCAATATTCACTGGAGTATTGCTGGACACTCGATGGAGTGAAGCTCTGGAGatgtttccttgttttctgtAAGGACCTGGCCACCCAACAGCCGAGTTCTGCCTCTTTGCAGCCCTTTCAGCATCGTTAGCAGATGACAATTACTGTGCCTGGCTTATCAGCTGCCTTTGTGCTTTCATTGTTGAACGGCATAAAGCAGAATTTCCAGCTGACAAAGGGGTCTGTGCACCAGCCCTCCTCTGTCAGCTCCACATCGTGGCAGCGGCACCAGTaggctgctgccaggaggaaGCTGTTGAtgaagcacagccagggcacgtTCATCTCCACGTAGGCCGGGATCTGCACACCCAGGAGCACAACCACCACCTGCAGAGCCACAAACGGTGCCCAAGTGCCAAGGAAGCACAGGAGGAgcctgctcaggagctgccacTTACAGCAAGTGGTGTTGTTGTGCACGTAGGGGAAGATGAGCACAGGCTGGCTGGACAaggagagcagcctggcagaCAGCAGCATGGCTGTCACCTCCTTGCAGCGAGCCAGGAGAGccgtgcccagcagcagcaccatggcCCACGACACCGaggagctctgccagctgccagacacagggcactgggaaggggaaaCACTGTTCTGCATCTCCAGCTCTTCAGAGACAGCAGGAACGTGGAGagtgcaaaaaaacccagaaatccaTATAACCACCACGGCAAATCCATAAAGGAATTTCCGAGCTCTTGTagggagctgggatgtgtgGGAGACGGTGCTGTAATAatccagagcagccagcaggtACACTGGGAAGGGCACAAGGCCGTAGGTCAGGGAGCAGATCTGGGTGAGGAGGCAGATGTGGTACTCTGTGAACCTCACACCCCACAGTGCAAAGtcctcaaaacagaaaatgaaacacaggCTCAGCAGCAGTGTGAAATCGAGAAGTGCCACTGAAACGCAGAAGTATCCCATAAAACTGACTTTCACTGGTTTTGCCTTCATTTGCAGCATGAAGAAATCAAGGAAGACTTTTCCAAGCATAATCAGGACCAGCATGTAGCTGATTTCAAGACGTTGGCTGGTGTGGGTGCAGTGGTACTGACCAGAGCCATTTTCACAGAGTCTGGCAGCCATCCTCCAGTGGTGCAAACAGCAGAAGTAAATGTCACAGGGCACAGTGCTTCatctctgaagagaaaaaaaaaaacatttgtagaaacttatttatttctgtgtagcTCTACCAATTAGTTCCATCATAGCAACTACCCAATTTGTCTGAATTTTTCAGGCTCCTGAATGAAGAGTAAAGAGCCTCGCTAAATCATCATTAGATTATCAACAACTGCCTAAATTTTGAGAGTTAACATTTGAGTTTTACCATTCTTGAGAGTTAAAGGGTCAACATAATTTACTTTTCTAGTTAATGACCCAAGGAAAGGTTTAGGAAAAAAGGTTGATGatgttcctttcctttcaaaggCATGGAGAGGTCTTTCTGTCCAGctggccagagggatggaggttTCAGAGCTCCTGCATATTCTGAAAAAATTACAGGACAGAAATCACACAAGAcactgcaggagatgctgcagcacagcctcacaGTTCATTGTGCTCATAGAATCTTTAGGAAATCAAGACTGCAGAAATAtcttgaaagcagaaaaagcgTCAAGCATCACCTCcttttttggtggaaaaatcCTGGAACTCCAAGGCAAAACAAAGCACAAGGGCTTCGTTAGTGAATTGGGCTTTTTTGTTCATCTCTAAGTGCTACAGTGACGGAGACCTCAGAGCAGCTGGTTTTCCCTTCAGACCTCCACAAGTTTCTTTATAAGTCTTTTCCAAATATTATTTCCTAAGGAAAATGAACATAGGGTGGCTCTGTGTATGTCAGCAAGACAGCATGGACAGTTTCATctgatttcttctctctttccttaaAGAAGCAGGGTGGTGTCTGAGCTCCCAGTGAGAGCAAAGAAGAGGTGAGGAGCCGAGGCAGCTGTAAAAAGGAACTGACTCTAAGGCTCTGTGTTAACAGCGAATTGTTTCCATTTAAGCAGACACCTTGTGTTAGTGCACGTTTGAGTTCGAGTGTCCTGAGAGCAGAGTTAGAGCAGCTACAGGTCCTTGGCAGCACAACCTGAGAAGCATCCATGGAGTTTGTTTACAAGCCTACCTGGGCTGGCCGCTTCACTCTTCATCTGCACAAGTGCATCCTCTGAAACCTGATCTGTCTTTACAGCACGGCTTAATTCCGGTGTTTTGTCTTCATGCGCTGGATGCTGCACTCGGGTGCGCAGAGGAGGGAGCCTGCACGCAACAGGGTCCCGTTCAGTAAGATAATAATTAATACTACTAATgctaataataatattaatagcAAGGCGGCCTCACCTGTCCGGGGCCGTgcgggcacagccccatcctgcgCACTGAAACCCCGCGGCTGCCGGCGCCTCCCGCTCCTCGTCCCGGCCGCCCCCGGCGGGGCTCCCGGCGGGTTCCTGCTCCTCTCCGGAGccgcagggagggagggaggcggcCCGGGGGGCTCCGAGGGACTCCCGGGCtgtccccgcccggccccggccccaccTGCGGCCGCCGCTCCGCGCTCCCGCCCGCGGGGCCGC from Zonotrichia leucophrys gambelii isolate GWCS_2022_RI chromosome 9, RI_Zleu_2.0, whole genome shotgun sequence carries:
- the GPR160 gene encoding probable G-protein coupled receptor 160 yields the protein MAARLCENGSGQYHCTHTSQRLEISYMLVLIMLGKVFLDFFMLQMKAKPVKVSFMGYFCVSVALLDFTLLLSLCFIFCFEDFALWGVRFTEYHICLLTQICSLTYGLVPFPVYLLAALDYYSTVSHTSQLPTRARKFLYGFAVVVIWISGFFCTLHVPAVSEELEMQNSVSPSQCPVSGSWQSSSVSWAMVLLLGTALLARCKEVTAMLLSARLLSLSSQPVLIFPYVHNNTTCCKWQLLSRLLLCFLGTWAPFVALQVVVVLLGVQIPAYVEMNVPWLCFINSFLLAAAYWCRCHDVELTEEGWCTDPFVSWKFCFMPFNNESTKAADKPGTVIVIC